A stretch of DNA from bacterium:
CCCGACGAGCTGCACACCTGCGCCCCCGCCGGCGGCGACGAGCGCCGCCTGACGCACATCAACGACGCCGCGCTGGCTGCCTGCCGGATGGGCGAGCCCGTGCAGTTCACCTTCAAGGGCTGGAACGACGAGGTCGTGCACGCCTACCTGGTGAAGCCCTACGACTGGACGGCCGAGGCCGCGGCCGCGGGCCGCACCTGGCCCGTCGCCTTCCTGGTGCACGGCGGCCCGCAGGGCAGCTTCGGCAACGACTTCCACTACCGCTGGAACCCGCAGGCCTACGTGGGCGCCGGCTTCGCCACCCTGGCCGTCGACTTCCACGGCTCGACCGGTTACGGGCAGCCCTTCACCGACGCCATCCGGCACCACTGGGGCGACCGGCCGCTGGAGGACCTGGAGAAGGGCCTGGCCGCGGCCCTCGCGGACTACCCCTGGCTGGACGGCAGCCGCGTCGTGGCCGCGGGCGCGAGCTACGGCGGCTACATGATCAACTGGATGCACGGCCAGCCGTTCGGCAAGAAGTTCCGGGCCTTCGTCTGCCACGACGGCAACCTGGACGAGCGCATGGCCTACTATGACACCGAGGAGCTGTGGTTCCCCGAGTGGGAGCACGGCGGCACGCCGTGGGCGGAAGGCTCGGGCTTCGGGCTGCACAACCCCGCGGACTTCGTGCAGAACTGGAGCGTGCCCACGCTGGTGGTGCACGGCGGCCTGGACTACCGCGTCGTCGACACCCAGGGCCTGAGCACCTTCACCGCCCTGAAACGGATGGGCGTGCCGGCGCGGCTGCTCTACTTCCCGGACGAGAACCACTGGGTGCTGAAGCCGGCGAACTCGATCCAGTGGCACGACGAGGTCATGTCCTGGCTGACCCGCTGGATCGAATAGGTCGTGCCGTCAGGATTGTGCCCGGCCGCGCCATCGGTTGGCGCGGCCGGTTCATTTTGCGGCGGGATTCACCCGCACGGCGCAGGACCAGTACGACTGCTCGTCGATCCCGTCCACTTCCATGAGGCCCGAGACCACCCCGGTGGTGGAGCGCGCGAGGCTCGCGTGGTGGTAGGACACGTCGTGGAGGTTGAGCAGATCGGCGTAGTCGGCGCTGCTCAGGGAGCCTTCCAGCCGCAGGACCGGCGAGTAGTCGTTGGTCGGCGGCCTGAAGAAGAGTTGGACGCGGATCGAGTTGCTGCCGAGATCGGTGATCTGCACGGTGACGTTGACGTGCCGGTCCGTGATCTGGAGCGCGGGGTTGCTGAAGATCCCGGTGCCTTCGTAGACGCCGTCCCAGGGACCGCTGAAGCGGTTGTCGCCATCACCGTTCAGCGTCGGCCAGTCGGCCGGGGCGCAGGCGCCGAAGGCGAGGATGACGGGCAGGCATGCGGCCAACGACCACCGGCGTATCCCGGTCCTCGAAAGATGCGTCATCGTGTCTCCAGGCGTGATGGGCGATCAGACTGCAAGGTAGGGGTTCCCGGGTCCCGGCGTCAACAGGGCCCGATCCTTGCGGGGTTCCCCGGCGACCGGTCCCGCGAGCGGGGCGCCGGCTTCCGGGGGCGACCCGGAAAGAACCGACGGTTCCCCGCCACGGCGTAAATGACCGGATCCTTCCCCGAGCGGGAGGTGCCAACATGCAAGCACGGATGATGCGAGCATTGCTGATCGCCCTGCTGGCGACCACGGCCGGGACCGCCTTCGGTTGTCCCTCGTCCCTCGGCGTGGCGCCCAACGGCGGCAAGGCCTGGCTCGGCATGAGCGCCGGCGGCTTCATCGCCGGCGAGGGGCAGCGCTTCCACAACGAATGCGACGGCGCCCTCTTCAGCGTGGCCTTCCAGGTGGTGCTGGACGGGCTGACCGCCGGCGGCGTGCCGCCGCTGGGTGCGGGCGACACCATCTACGCCCAGGTGCGCACCCTGGGCGGCGTCGTGCTGGCGACCCGGTCGCGGGTGCTGGACTTCTCGACGGGCGCGCAGTGGGTCGTCTTCGATTTCACGACGCCGACGCTGGACCTGCCGGTGGGCGACTACCTGGTGGTCTGCTACACGGCCTCCGTCAGGCAGGGCCGGGTGGCCTACTTCCAGAACGGGGACTCGTACGGCTCGGGCGTGCGCTACATCTCCGAGACGGGGGAATTCGGCC
This window harbors:
- a CDS encoding prolyl oligopeptidase family serine peptidase encodes the protein PDELHTCAPAGGDERRLTHINDAALAACRMGEPVQFTFKGWNDEVVHAYLVKPYDWTAEAAAAGRTWPVAFLVHGGPQGSFGNDFHYRWNPQAYVGAGFATLAVDFHGSTGYGQPFTDAIRHHWGDRPLEDLEKGLAAALADYPWLDGSRVVAAGASYGGYMINWMHGQPFGKKFRAFVCHDGNLDERMAYYDTEELWFPEWEHGGTPWAEGSGFGLHNPADFVQNWSVPTLVVHGGLDYRVVDTQGLSTFTALKRMGVPARLLYFPDENHWVLKPANSIQWHDEVMSWLTRWIE